The proteins below are encoded in one region of Vespa velutina chromosome 11, iVesVel2.1, whole genome shotgun sequence:
- the LOC124952748 gene encoding guanine nucleotide-binding protein G(q) subunit alpha isoform X5 — MACCLSEEAKEQKRINQEIERQLRRDKRDARRELKLLLLGTGESGKSTFIKQMRIIHGSGYSDEDKRGFIKLVYQNIFMAMQSMIRAMELLKIEYAESSNIEKAELVRAVDFETVTTFESPYVEAIKDLWADAGIQECYDRRREYQLTDSAKYYLMEIDRVAAPNYLPTEQDILRVRVPTTGIIEYPFDLEEIRFRMVDVGGQRSERRKWIHCFENVTSIIFLVALSEYDQILFESENENRMEESKALFKTIITYPWFQHSSVILFLNKKDLLEEKIMYSHLVDYFPEYDGPKQQDVPAREFILKVYLNTNPDPDRMCYSHFTCATGPQRDAIAAREFILRMFVDLNPDSEKIIYSHFTCATDTENIRFVFAAVKDTILQSNLKEYNLV, encoded by the exons GTACTGGTGAATCGGGAAAATCCACGTTCATTAAACAGATGAGAATTATTCACGGCTCCGGTTACTCGGATGAAGATAAGAGAGGATTCATCAAGCTGGTCTACCAAAATATATTCATGGCGATGCAGTCGATGATACGGGCGATGGAACTACTCAAGATCGAGTACGCGGAATCATCGAATATA gAAAAAGCGGAACTCGTGAGAGCAGTCGACTTTGAGACGGTCACGACATTCGAAAGTCCATACGTTGAAGCGATCAAGGACTTATGGGCAGACGCCGGAATTCAAGAGTGTTATGATCGCAGACGAGAGTATCAACTAACAGACTCTGCTAAGTA TTACCTAATGGAGATAGATCGAGTTGCGGCGCCAAACTATCTCCCTACAGAACAGGACATACTTCGTGTGAGAGTACCTACTACCGGTATAATTGAGTATCCTTTTGACTTGGAAGAGATCCGATTTAG GATGGTAGATGTAGGTGGACAGAGatcagaaagaagaaaatggattCATTGTTTTGAGAACGTCActtccattatatttttagtagCTTTAAGTGAATACgatcaaattttattcgaatcggAAAACGag aATCGAATGGAAGAAAGTAAAGCGCTCttcaaaacgattataacataTCCCTGGTTCCAACATTCTTCCGTTATTTTGTtcctaaataaaaaagatctactcgaagagaaaataatgtattCTCATCTGGTGGATTATTTTCCTGAATACGATG GCCCAAAGCAACAAGATGTACCGGCCAGGGAATTCATCTTAAAGGTCTATCTCAATACGAATCCTGATCCTGACCGCATGTGCTACTCTCACTTCACGTGTGCGACAG GGCCACAAAGAGATGCCATAGCCGCTAGAGAATTTATTCTAAGGATGTTTGTCGATCTAAATCCAGATAGTGAGAAGATAATTTATTCTCACTTCACATGTGCCACAG ATACGGAGAACATCAGATTTGTATTTGCAGCAGTGAAGGATACTATCTTGCAGTCTAATCTAAAGGAATATAATCTGGTCTAG
- the LOC124952748 gene encoding guanine nucleotide-binding protein G(q) subunit alpha isoform X13 — protein MACCLSEEAKEQKRINQEIERQLRRDKRDARRELKLLLLGTGESGKSTFIKQMRIIHGSGYSDEDKRGFIKLVYQNIFMAMQSMIRAMELLKIEYAESSNIEKAELVRAVDFETVTTFESPYVEAIKDLWADAGIQECYDRRREYQLTDSAKYYLMEIDRVAAPNYLPTEQDILRVRVPTTGIIEYPFDLEEIRFSYLSDLERIEKPDFLPTEQDILRARAPTTGIIEYPFDLDSIIFRMVDVGGQRSERRKWIHCFENVTSIIFLVALSEYDQILFESENENRMEESKALFKTIITYPWFQHSSVILFLNKKDLLEEKIMYSHLVDYFPEYDGPQRDAIAAREFILRMFVDLNPDSEKIIYSHFTCATDTENIKLVFCAVKDTIMQSALKEFNLA, from the exons GTACTGGTGAATCGGGAAAATCCACGTTCATTAAACAGATGAGAATTATTCACGGCTCCGGTTACTCGGATGAAGATAAGAGAGGATTCATCAAGCTGGTCTACCAAAATATATTCATGGCGATGCAGTCGATGATACGGGCGATGGAACTACTCAAGATCGAGTACGCGGAATCATCGAATATA gAAAAAGCGGAACTCGTGAGAGCAGTCGACTTTGAGACGGTCACGACATTCGAAAGTCCATACGTTGAAGCGATCAAGGACTTATGGGCAGACGCCGGAATTCAAGAGTGTTATGATCGCAGACGAGAGTATCAACTAACAGACTCTGCTAAGTA TTACCTAATGGAGATAGATCGAGTTGCGGCGCCAAACTATCTCCCTACAGAACAGGACATACTTCGTGTGAGAGTACCTACTACCGGTATAATTGAGTATCCTTTTGACTTGGAAGAGATCCGATTTAG TTATCTTAGTGACCTAGAACGTATTGAAAAGCCTGATTTTCTTCCTACCGAGCAAGATATTCTTCGGGCTCGAGCTCCCACTACCGGCATTATAGAATATCCATTTGATCTGGACTCCATCATATTTAG GATGGTAGATGTAGGTGGACAGAGatcagaaagaagaaaatggattCATTGTTTTGAGAACGTCActtccattatatttttagtagCTTTAAGTGAATACgatcaaattttattcgaatcggAAAACGag aATCGAATGGAAGAAAGTAAAGCGCTCttcaaaacgattataacataTCCCTGGTTCCAACATTCTTCCGTTATTTTGTtcctaaataaaaaagatctactcgaagagaaaataatgtattCTCATCTGGTGGATTATTTTCCTGAATACGATG GGCCACAAAGAGATGCCATAGCCGCTAGAGAATTTATTCTAAGGATGTTTGTCGATCTAAATCCAGATAGTGAGAAGATAATTTATTCTCACTTCACATGTGCCACAG ATACGGAAAATATCAAGCTTGTGTTCTGTGCCGTTAAGGATACAATTATGCAGAGTGCTCTTAAGGAATTTAATCTCGCCTAA
- the LOC124952748 gene encoding guanine nucleotide-binding protein G(q) subunit alpha isoform X4, with amino-acid sequence MACCLSEEAKEQKRINQEIERQLRRDKRDARRELKLLLLGTGESGKSTFIKQMRIIHGSGYSDEDKRGFIKLVYQNIFMAMQSMIRAMELLKIEYAESSNIEKAELVRAVDFETVTTFESPYVEAIKDLWADAGIQECYDRRREYQLTDSAKYYLSDLERIEKPDFLPTEQDILRARAPTTGIIEYPFDLDSIIFRMVDVGGQRSERRKWIHCFENVTSIIFLVALSEYDQILFESENENRMEESKALFKTIITYPWFQHSSVILFLNKKDLLEEKIMYSHLVDYFPEYDGPKQQDVPAREFILKVYLNTNPDPDRMCYSHFTCATGPQRDAIAAREFILRMFVDLNPDSEKIIYSHFTCATDTENIRFVFAAVKDTILQSNLKEYNLV; translated from the exons GTACTGGTGAATCGGGAAAATCCACGTTCATTAAACAGATGAGAATTATTCACGGCTCCGGTTACTCGGATGAAGATAAGAGAGGATTCATCAAGCTGGTCTACCAAAATATATTCATGGCGATGCAGTCGATGATACGGGCGATGGAACTACTCAAGATCGAGTACGCGGAATCATCGAATATA gAAAAAGCGGAACTCGTGAGAGCAGTCGACTTTGAGACGGTCACGACATTCGAAAGTCCATACGTTGAAGCGATCAAGGACTTATGGGCAGACGCCGGAATTCAAGAGTGTTATGATCGCAGACGAGAGTATCAACTAACAGACTCTGCTAAGTA TTATCTTAGTGACCTAGAACGTATTGAAAAGCCTGATTTTCTTCCTACCGAGCAAGATATTCTTCGGGCTCGAGCTCCCACTACCGGCATTATAGAATATCCATTTGATCTGGACTCCATCATATTTAG GATGGTAGATGTAGGTGGACAGAGatcagaaagaagaaaatggattCATTGTTTTGAGAACGTCActtccattatatttttagtagCTTTAAGTGAATACgatcaaattttattcgaatcggAAAACGag aATCGAATGGAAGAAAGTAAAGCGCTCttcaaaacgattataacataTCCCTGGTTCCAACATTCTTCCGTTATTTTGTtcctaaataaaaaagatctactcgaagagaaaataatgtattCTCATCTGGTGGATTATTTTCCTGAATACGATG GCCCAAAGCAACAAGATGTACCGGCCAGGGAATTCATCTTAAAGGTCTATCTCAATACGAATCCTGATCCTGACCGCATGTGCTACTCTCACTTCACGTGTGCGACAG GGCCACAAAGAGATGCCATAGCCGCTAGAGAATTTATTCTAAGGATGTTTGTCGATCTAAATCCAGATAGTGAGAAGATAATTTATTCTCACTTCACATGTGCCACAG ATACGGAGAACATCAGATTTGTATTTGCAGCAGTGAAGGATACTATCTTGCAGTCTAATCTAAAGGAATATAATCTGGTCTAG
- the LOC124952748 gene encoding G protein alpha q subunit isoform X3: protein MACCLSEEAKEQKRINQEIERQLRRDKRDARRELKLLLLGTGESGKSTFIKQMRIIHGSGYSDEDKRGFIKLVYQNIFMAMQSMIRAMELLKIEYAESSNIEKAELVRAVDFETVTTFESPYVEAIKDLWADAGIQECYDRRREYQLTDSAKYYLMEIDRVAAPNYLPTEQDILRVRVPTTGIIEYPFDLEEIRFSYLSDLERIEKPDFLPTEQDILRARAPTTGIIEYPFDLDSIIFRMVDVGGQRSERRKWIHCFENVTSIIFLVALSEYDQILFESENENRMEESKALFKTIITYPWFQHSSVILFLNKKDLLEEKIMYSHLVDYFPEYDGPKQQDVPAREFILKVYLNTNPDPDRMCYSHFTCATDTENIKLVFCAVKDTIMQSALKEFNLA from the exons GTACTGGTGAATCGGGAAAATCCACGTTCATTAAACAGATGAGAATTATTCACGGCTCCGGTTACTCGGATGAAGATAAGAGAGGATTCATCAAGCTGGTCTACCAAAATATATTCATGGCGATGCAGTCGATGATACGGGCGATGGAACTACTCAAGATCGAGTACGCGGAATCATCGAATATA gAAAAAGCGGAACTCGTGAGAGCAGTCGACTTTGAGACGGTCACGACATTCGAAAGTCCATACGTTGAAGCGATCAAGGACTTATGGGCAGACGCCGGAATTCAAGAGTGTTATGATCGCAGACGAGAGTATCAACTAACAGACTCTGCTAAGTA TTACCTAATGGAGATAGATCGAGTTGCGGCGCCAAACTATCTCCCTACAGAACAGGACATACTTCGTGTGAGAGTACCTACTACCGGTATAATTGAGTATCCTTTTGACTTGGAAGAGATCCGATTTAG TTATCTTAGTGACCTAGAACGTATTGAAAAGCCTGATTTTCTTCCTACCGAGCAAGATATTCTTCGGGCTCGAGCTCCCACTACCGGCATTATAGAATATCCATTTGATCTGGACTCCATCATATTTAG GATGGTAGATGTAGGTGGACAGAGatcagaaagaagaaaatggattCATTGTTTTGAGAACGTCActtccattatatttttagtagCTTTAAGTGAATACgatcaaattttattcgaatcggAAAACGag aATCGAATGGAAGAAAGTAAAGCGCTCttcaaaacgattataacataTCCCTGGTTCCAACATTCTTCCGTTATTTTGTtcctaaataaaaaagatctactcgaagagaaaataatgtattCTCATCTGGTGGATTATTTTCCTGAATACGATG GCCCAAAGCAACAAGATGTACCGGCCAGGGAATTCATCTTAAAGGTCTATCTCAATACGAATCCTGATCCTGACCGCATGTGCTACTCTCACTTCACGTGTGCGACAG ATACGGAAAATATCAAGCTTGTGTTCTGTGCCGTTAAGGATACAATTATGCAGAGTGCTCTTAAGGAATTTAATCTCGCCTAA
- the LOC124952748 gene encoding guanine nucleotide-binding protein G(q) subunit alpha isoform X1, producing MACCLSEEAKEQKRINQEIERQLRRDKRDARRELKLLLLGTGESGKSTFIKQMRIIHGSGYSDEDKRGFIKLVYQNIFMAMQSMIRAMELLKIEYAESSNIEKAELVRAVDFETVTTFESPYVEAIKDLWADAGIQECYDRRREYQLTDSAKYYLMEIDRVAAPNYLPTEQDILRVRVPTTGIIEYPFDLEEIRFSYLSDLERIEKPDFLPTEQDILRARAPTTGIIEYPFDLDSIIFRMVDVGGQRSERRKWIHCFENVTSIIFLVALSEYDQILFESENENRMEESKALFKTIITYPWFQHSSVILFLNKKDLLEEKIMYSHLVDYFPEYDGPKQQDVPAREFILKVYLNTNPDPDRMCYSHFTCATGPQRDAIAAREFILRMFVDLNPDSEKIIYSHFTCATDTENIRFVFAAVKDTILQSNLKEYNLV from the exons GTACTGGTGAATCGGGAAAATCCACGTTCATTAAACAGATGAGAATTATTCACGGCTCCGGTTACTCGGATGAAGATAAGAGAGGATTCATCAAGCTGGTCTACCAAAATATATTCATGGCGATGCAGTCGATGATACGGGCGATGGAACTACTCAAGATCGAGTACGCGGAATCATCGAATATA gAAAAAGCGGAACTCGTGAGAGCAGTCGACTTTGAGACGGTCACGACATTCGAAAGTCCATACGTTGAAGCGATCAAGGACTTATGGGCAGACGCCGGAATTCAAGAGTGTTATGATCGCAGACGAGAGTATCAACTAACAGACTCTGCTAAGTA TTACCTAATGGAGATAGATCGAGTTGCGGCGCCAAACTATCTCCCTACAGAACAGGACATACTTCGTGTGAGAGTACCTACTACCGGTATAATTGAGTATCCTTTTGACTTGGAAGAGATCCGATTTAG TTATCTTAGTGACCTAGAACGTATTGAAAAGCCTGATTTTCTTCCTACCGAGCAAGATATTCTTCGGGCTCGAGCTCCCACTACCGGCATTATAGAATATCCATTTGATCTGGACTCCATCATATTTAG GATGGTAGATGTAGGTGGACAGAGatcagaaagaagaaaatggattCATTGTTTTGAGAACGTCActtccattatatttttagtagCTTTAAGTGAATACgatcaaattttattcgaatcggAAAACGag aATCGAATGGAAGAAAGTAAAGCGCTCttcaaaacgattataacataTCCCTGGTTCCAACATTCTTCCGTTATTTTGTtcctaaataaaaaagatctactcgaagagaaaataatgtattCTCATCTGGTGGATTATTTTCCTGAATACGATG GCCCAAAGCAACAAGATGTACCGGCCAGGGAATTCATCTTAAAGGTCTATCTCAATACGAATCCTGATCCTGACCGCATGTGCTACTCTCACTTCACGTGTGCGACAG GGCCACAAAGAGATGCCATAGCCGCTAGAGAATTTATTCTAAGGATGTTTGTCGATCTAAATCCAGATAGTGAGAAGATAATTTATTCTCACTTCACATGTGCCACAG ATACGGAGAACATCAGATTTGTATTTGCAGCAGTGAAGGATACTATCTTGCAGTCTAATCTAAAGGAATATAATCTGGTCTAG
- the LOC124952748 gene encoding guanine nucleotide-binding protein G(q) subunit alpha isoform X2, translating to MACCLSEEAKEQKRINQEIERQLRRDKRDARRELKLLLLGTGESGKSTFIKQMRIIHGSGYSDEDKRGFIKLVYQNIFMAMQSMIRAMELLKIEYAESSNIEKAELVRAVDFETVTTFESPYVEAIKDLWADAGIQECYDRRREYQLTDSAKYYLMEIDRVAAPNYLPTEQDILRVRVPTTGIIEYPFDLEEIRFSYLSDLERIEKPDFLPTEQDILRARAPTTGIIEYPFDLDSIIFRMVDVGGQRSERRKWIHCFENVTSIIFLVALSEYDQILFESENENRMEESKALFKTIITYPWFQHSSVILFLNKKDLLEEKIMYSHLVDYFPEYDGPQRDAIAAREFILRMFVDLNPDSEKIIYSHFTCATDTENIRFVFAAVKDTILQSNLKEYNLV from the exons GTACTGGTGAATCGGGAAAATCCACGTTCATTAAACAGATGAGAATTATTCACGGCTCCGGTTACTCGGATGAAGATAAGAGAGGATTCATCAAGCTGGTCTACCAAAATATATTCATGGCGATGCAGTCGATGATACGGGCGATGGAACTACTCAAGATCGAGTACGCGGAATCATCGAATATA gAAAAAGCGGAACTCGTGAGAGCAGTCGACTTTGAGACGGTCACGACATTCGAAAGTCCATACGTTGAAGCGATCAAGGACTTATGGGCAGACGCCGGAATTCAAGAGTGTTATGATCGCAGACGAGAGTATCAACTAACAGACTCTGCTAAGTA TTACCTAATGGAGATAGATCGAGTTGCGGCGCCAAACTATCTCCCTACAGAACAGGACATACTTCGTGTGAGAGTACCTACTACCGGTATAATTGAGTATCCTTTTGACTTGGAAGAGATCCGATTTAG TTATCTTAGTGACCTAGAACGTATTGAAAAGCCTGATTTTCTTCCTACCGAGCAAGATATTCTTCGGGCTCGAGCTCCCACTACCGGCATTATAGAATATCCATTTGATCTGGACTCCATCATATTTAG GATGGTAGATGTAGGTGGACAGAGatcagaaagaagaaaatggattCATTGTTTTGAGAACGTCActtccattatatttttagtagCTTTAAGTGAATACgatcaaattttattcgaatcggAAAACGag aATCGAATGGAAGAAAGTAAAGCGCTCttcaaaacgattataacataTCCCTGGTTCCAACATTCTTCCGTTATTTTGTtcctaaataaaaaagatctactcgaagagaaaataatgtattCTCATCTGGTGGATTATTTTCCTGAATACGATG GGCCACAAAGAGATGCCATAGCCGCTAGAGAATTTATTCTAAGGATGTTTGTCGATCTAAATCCAGATAGTGAGAAGATAATTTATTCTCACTTCACATGTGCCACAG ATACGGAGAACATCAGATTTGTATTTGCAGCAGTGAAGGATACTATCTTGCAGTCTAATCTAAAGGAATATAATCTGGTCTAG